Proteins from a single region of Xenopus laevis strain J_2021 chromosome 9_10S, Xenopus_laevis_v10.1, whole genome shotgun sequence:
- the LOC121398967 gene encoding uncharacterized protein LOC121398967: protein MEHNQLRDNIQNFSLNNCPQGNQGYNRVLLQLFGLVGHGKSALINSLKYVLSKGNFKVHADSGNIIGGAKTMERRAYELTSTITVVDNRGLAKMTDLEMRMIYAQLGNFMPLNEKVEWKDGYEDFIYKLEDSELDPNYTDFIVPVFIYKVRAALPEQVMSQIKAFFKICRDMTGVFPIVGLTFKTTGNYFEVEKVFRCLGAEVVVAVENYSKEDQLQTLGRNTDFLTLLKHVLDNVMFRMEHPRKPKEDRIQRKKILIKYSHDFDVTEKIKALKINQKSDKAEEHEKELETLRQEAREARRLAAAAMKQVECDTVSRRHRNRKGACKNQ, encoded by the exons ATGGAACATAACCAGCTCAGAGACAACATTCAGAACTTCAGTCTGAACAATTGTCCTCAGGGGAACCAGGGCTACAACCGGGTCCTACTGCAGCTGTTTGGGTTAGTAGGTCACGGCAAGTCTGCCCTCATCAACTCACTCAAATATGTTCTGTCTAAAGGAAATTTTAAAGTTCACGCTGACTCAGGGAATATAATAGGTGGTGCTAAGACCATGGAGAGAAGAGCCTATGAACTCACATCAACCATCACAGTTGTGGATAACAGAGGACTTGCAAAAATGACTGACCTTGAGATGAGAATGATTTATGCTCAGTTGG GTAACTTTATGCCCCTTAATGAGAAGGTGGAATGGAAAGATGGTTATGAAGACTTTATATACAAGCTAGAGGATTCTGAGTTGGACCCAAATTATACAGACTTTATAGTTCCGGTGTTTATTTATAA GGTACGGGCTGCATTGCCAGAGCAGGTGATGTCacaaattaaagctttttttaaaatctgccgGGACATGACAG GTGTTTTCCCAATTGTTGGCCTCACTTTCAAAACAACTGGGAATTATTTTGAGGTTGAAAAGGTGTTTAGATGTTTGGGTGCAGAGGTGGTTGTGGCAGTGGAGAACTACTCTAAAGAGGATCAGCTACAGACACTGGGGAGAAATACAGATTTCCTTACACTACTCAAACATGTCTTGGACAATGTCATGTTCCGGATGGAGCACCCAAGGAAACCAAAGGAAGACCgtatacagagaaagaaaattCTGATTAAATATAGTCATGACTTTGATGTCACTGAGAAGATAAAGGCATTGAAAATAAACCAAAAGTCAGATAAAGCAGAGGAACATGAGAAGGAGTTGGAGACTTTGAGACAAGAAGCTAGAGAAGCTAGAAGACTGGCTGCAGCAGCAATGAAACAAGTAGAATGTGATACAGTTAGTAGGAGGCACAGGAATAGAAAAGGTGCATGCAAAAATCaatga